The following are encoded in a window of Gossypium raimondii isolate GPD5lz chromosome 13, ASM2569854v1, whole genome shotgun sequence genomic DNA:
- the LOC105782624 gene encoding homeobox-leucine zipper protein REVOLUTA isoform X1 → MAMAMTHHHNRESSVDKHLDTGKYVRYTAEQVEALERVYAECPKPSSLRRQQLIRECPILSNIEPKQIKVWFQNRRCREKQRKEASRLQTVNRKLTAMNKLLMEENDRLQKQVSQLVCENGYMRQQLHTVNASATDASCDSAVTTPQHSLRNANNPAGLLSIAEETLAEFLSKATGTAVNWVQMPGMKPGPDSVGIFAISQSCSGVAARACGLVSLEPTKIAEILKDRPSWFRDCRKLEVFTMFPAGNGGTIELVYTQMFAPTTLAPARDFWTLRYTTTLENGSLVVCERSLSGSGAGPSVASAAQFVRAEVLPSGYLIRPCEGGGSIIHIVDQLNLEAWSVPEVLRPLYESSKVIAQKMTIPYVKALRYVRQISQETSGEVVYSLGRQPAVLRTFSQRLSRGFNEAINGFNEDGWSIMNCDGTEDVIIAINSSKSLSNSSNLSTGLSFLGGVLCAKASMLLQDVPPAVLVRFLREHRLEWADFNVDAYSAASLKAGTYAYPGMRPTSFTGSQIIMPLGQTVEHEELLEVIRLEGQSLTQEDAFLSRDIHLLQICSGIDDNAVGACSELVFAPIDEMFPDDAALLPSGFRIILLESKPDSSATNRTLDLTSSLEVGPATSQAAGDSPCQNARSVLTIAFQFPFDTNLQDNVLTMARQYVRSVISSVQRIAMAISPCGSSPTIGPKPSPGSPEALTLAHWICQSYSFHLGEELLKSESLGGDSVLKNLWQHQDAILCCSLKSVPVFIFANQAGLDMLETTLVALQDITLDKIFDESGRKALCSDFTKLMQQGFTHLLAGVCMSTMGRHVSYEQAVAWKVLAADANTVHCLAFSFINWSFV, encoded by the exons ATGGCTATGGCGATGACACATCATCACAACAGGGAAAGCAGCGTAGACAAGCATTTAGATACAGGCAAGTATGTTAGGTACACAGCTGAACAAGTTGAAGCTTTGGAACGTGTTTATGCTGAATGTCCAAAACCAAGTTCTTTGCGTAGGCAACAGTTAATAAGGGAATGTCCTATTCTTTCTAACATTGAGCCTAAACAGATCAAAGTTTGGTTCCAAAATCGCAG GTGTAGAGagaaacaaaggaaagaagCTTCAAGGCTTCAAACAGTAAATAGAAAATTAACAGCAATGAATAAGCTGTTAATGGAAGAGAATGATAGGTTGCAAAAACAGGTTTCTCAGTTGGTTTGTGAGAATGGGTACATGAGACAGCAATTGCATACTGTAAAT GCATCTGCGACTGACGCGAGCTGTGACTCTGCGGTTACCACTCCTCAGCATTCACTGAGAAATGCTAATAACCCTGCTGG ACTCCTCTCTATTGCGGAGGAGACCTTGGCAGAGTTCCTTTCCAAGGCTACGGGAACTGCTGTCAATTGGGTCCAGATGCCTGGGATGAAG CCTGGTCCAGATTCAGTTGGGATATTTGCCATTTCccaaagttgtagtggagtggcaGCTCGAGCTTGCGGTCTTGTAAGTTTAGAACCTACAAAG ATTGCAGAGATTCTTAAAGATCGTCCATCTTGGTTCCGGGACTGTCGGAAGCTTGAAGTTTTCACCATGTTTCCAGCTGGCAATGGTGGTACGATTGAGCTTGTATACACACAG ATGTTTGCTCCGACTACATTGGCTCCTGCAAGGGACTTTTGGACTCTAAGATACACTACAACTTTAGAGAACGGCAGTCTTGTG GTATGTGAGAGGTCTCTTTCGGGTTCCGGAGCTGGCCCGAGTGTGGCTTCCGCAGCTCAATTTGTGAGAGCTGAAGTGCTTCCTAGTGGCTATTTGATTAGGCCTTGTGAGGGTGGAGGGTCGATTATCCATATTGTTGACCAATTGAATCTTGAG GCATGGAGTGTGCCGGAGGTCTTGCGCCCCCTTTACGAATCATCCAAAGTAATTGCTCAGAAAATGACTATTCCG TATGTGAAGGCGCTGCGCTACGTTAGGCAGATTTCCCAAGAGACAAGCGGCGAGGTGGTTTACAGTTTGGGCAGGCAGCCTGCTGTGCTTAGAACATTTAGCCAAAGATTAAGCAG GGGCTTCAATGAGGCAATAAATGGATTCAACGAAGATGGCTGGTCGATAATGAATTGTGATGGTACTGAGGATGTGATAATTGCTATTAATTCCAGCAAGAGCTTGAGCAACAGTTCGAATCTGAGCACCGGTCTTTCATTCCTCGGGGGTGTTCTATGTGCAAAGGCATCCATGCTGCTTCAG GATGTTCCTCCTGCTGTTCTTGTCCGATTCTTGAGGGAACATCGTTTGGAATGGGCTGATTTCAATGTCGATGCTTATTCAGCTGCATCATTGAAGGCCGGAACATATGCTTATCCTGGAATGAGACCTACAAGTTTTACTGGGAGTCAGATCATCATGCCACTCGGCCAGACGGTCGAACACGAAGAG CTGCTCGAAGTTATAAGACTCGAAGGCCAGTCTCTTACGCAAGAAGATGCCTTTCTATCAAGGGACATTCATCTATTACAG ATATGTAGTGGAATTGATGACAATGCGGTTGGGGCCTGTTCGGAGCTTGTGTTTGCACCAATAGATGAGATGTTTCCGGATGATGCTGCCTTACTACCTTCGGGATTCCGCATTATCCTGTTGGAGTCAAAACCA GATTCGTCGGCTACAAATCGGACTTTGGATCTTACTTCGAGTCTCGAAGTGGGGCCTGCAACAAGCCAAGCTGCCGGAGATTCTCCGTGTCAGAACGCACGATCGGTGTTGACAATTGCCTTCCAGTTTCCCTTCGATACCAATCTTCAGGATAATGTTCTGACCATGGCACGCCAGTATGTCCGTAGCGTCATTTCTTCTGTCCAGAGGATTGCTATGGCCATATCTCCATGTGGATCGAGCCCAACTATAGGACCAAAGCCATCTCCAGGTTCTCCCGAAGCACTTACGTTGGCTCATTGGATCTGCCAGAGCTACAG TTTCCATTTGGGGGAAGAGTTGTTGAAATCCGAATCACTTGGTGGCGACTCAGTATTGAAGAATCTTTGGCAACATCAGGATGCAATATTGTGTTGTTCGTTGAAG tCTGTACCGGTTTTCATCTTCGCAAATCAGGCCGGTCTAGACATGCTTGAGACAACTCTAGTGGCTCTACAAGACATCACACTGGACAAAATATTCGATGAGTCGGGACGGAAGGCATTGTGCTCTGATTTCACCAAGTTGATGCAGCAG GGATTCACTCACTTGCTGGCCGGAGTTTGCATGTCGACAATGGGCCGCCACGTCTCGTATGAACAAGCTGTTGCTTGGAAAGTACTTGCAGCTGATGCAAACACTGTCCATTGCTTGGCATTCTCTTTTATAAACTGGTCTTTTGTgtga
- the LOC105782624 gene encoding homeobox-leucine zipper protein REVOLUTA isoform X2 has translation MAMAMTHHHNRESSVDKHLDTGKYVRYTAEQVEALERVYAECPKPSSLRRQQLIRECPILSNIEPKQIKVWFQNRRCREKQRKEASRLQTVNRKLTAMNKLLMEENDRLQKQVSQLVCENGYMRQQLHTVNASATDASCDSAVTTPQHSLRNANNPAGLLSIAEETLAEFLSKATGTAVNWVQMPGMKPGPDSVGIFAISQSCSGVAARACGLVSLEPTKIAEILKDRPSWFRDCRKLEVFTMFPAGNGGTIELVYTQMFAPTTLAPARDFWTLRYTTTLENGSLVVCERSLSGSGAGPSVASAAQFVRAEVLPSGYLIRPCEGGGSIIHIVDQLNLEAWSVPEVLRPLYESSKVIAQKMTIPALRYVRQISQETSGEVVYSLGRQPAVLRTFSQRLSRGFNEAINGFNEDGWSIMNCDGTEDVIIAINSSKSLSNSSNLSTGLSFLGGVLCAKASMLLQDVPPAVLVRFLREHRLEWADFNVDAYSAASLKAGTYAYPGMRPTSFTGSQIIMPLGQTVEHEELLEVIRLEGQSLTQEDAFLSRDIHLLQICSGIDDNAVGACSELVFAPIDEMFPDDAALLPSGFRIILLESKPDSSATNRTLDLTSSLEVGPATSQAAGDSPCQNARSVLTIAFQFPFDTNLQDNVLTMARQYVRSVISSVQRIAMAISPCGSSPTIGPKPSPGSPEALTLAHWICQSYSFHLGEELLKSESLGGDSVLKNLWQHQDAILCCSLKSVPVFIFANQAGLDMLETTLVALQDITLDKIFDESGRKALCSDFTKLMQQGFTHLLAGVCMSTMGRHVSYEQAVAWKVLAADANTVHCLAFSFINWSFV, from the exons ATGGCTATGGCGATGACACATCATCACAACAGGGAAAGCAGCGTAGACAAGCATTTAGATACAGGCAAGTATGTTAGGTACACAGCTGAACAAGTTGAAGCTTTGGAACGTGTTTATGCTGAATGTCCAAAACCAAGTTCTTTGCGTAGGCAACAGTTAATAAGGGAATGTCCTATTCTTTCTAACATTGAGCCTAAACAGATCAAAGTTTGGTTCCAAAATCGCAG GTGTAGAGagaaacaaaggaaagaagCTTCAAGGCTTCAAACAGTAAATAGAAAATTAACAGCAATGAATAAGCTGTTAATGGAAGAGAATGATAGGTTGCAAAAACAGGTTTCTCAGTTGGTTTGTGAGAATGGGTACATGAGACAGCAATTGCATACTGTAAAT GCATCTGCGACTGACGCGAGCTGTGACTCTGCGGTTACCACTCCTCAGCATTCACTGAGAAATGCTAATAACCCTGCTGG ACTCCTCTCTATTGCGGAGGAGACCTTGGCAGAGTTCCTTTCCAAGGCTACGGGAACTGCTGTCAATTGGGTCCAGATGCCTGGGATGAAG CCTGGTCCAGATTCAGTTGGGATATTTGCCATTTCccaaagttgtagtggagtggcaGCTCGAGCTTGCGGTCTTGTAAGTTTAGAACCTACAAAG ATTGCAGAGATTCTTAAAGATCGTCCATCTTGGTTCCGGGACTGTCGGAAGCTTGAAGTTTTCACCATGTTTCCAGCTGGCAATGGTGGTACGATTGAGCTTGTATACACACAG ATGTTTGCTCCGACTACATTGGCTCCTGCAAGGGACTTTTGGACTCTAAGATACACTACAACTTTAGAGAACGGCAGTCTTGTG GTATGTGAGAGGTCTCTTTCGGGTTCCGGAGCTGGCCCGAGTGTGGCTTCCGCAGCTCAATTTGTGAGAGCTGAAGTGCTTCCTAGTGGCTATTTGATTAGGCCTTGTGAGGGTGGAGGGTCGATTATCCATATTGTTGACCAATTGAATCTTGAG GCATGGAGTGTGCCGGAGGTCTTGCGCCCCCTTTACGAATCATCCAAAGTAATTGCTCAGAAAATGACTATTCCG GCGCTGCGCTACGTTAGGCAGATTTCCCAAGAGACAAGCGGCGAGGTGGTTTACAGTTTGGGCAGGCAGCCTGCTGTGCTTAGAACATTTAGCCAAAGATTAAGCAG GGGCTTCAATGAGGCAATAAATGGATTCAACGAAGATGGCTGGTCGATAATGAATTGTGATGGTACTGAGGATGTGATAATTGCTATTAATTCCAGCAAGAGCTTGAGCAACAGTTCGAATCTGAGCACCGGTCTTTCATTCCTCGGGGGTGTTCTATGTGCAAAGGCATCCATGCTGCTTCAG GATGTTCCTCCTGCTGTTCTTGTCCGATTCTTGAGGGAACATCGTTTGGAATGGGCTGATTTCAATGTCGATGCTTATTCAGCTGCATCATTGAAGGCCGGAACATATGCTTATCCTGGAATGAGACCTACAAGTTTTACTGGGAGTCAGATCATCATGCCACTCGGCCAGACGGTCGAACACGAAGAG CTGCTCGAAGTTATAAGACTCGAAGGCCAGTCTCTTACGCAAGAAGATGCCTTTCTATCAAGGGACATTCATCTATTACAG ATATGTAGTGGAATTGATGACAATGCGGTTGGGGCCTGTTCGGAGCTTGTGTTTGCACCAATAGATGAGATGTTTCCGGATGATGCTGCCTTACTACCTTCGGGATTCCGCATTATCCTGTTGGAGTCAAAACCA GATTCGTCGGCTACAAATCGGACTTTGGATCTTACTTCGAGTCTCGAAGTGGGGCCTGCAACAAGCCAAGCTGCCGGAGATTCTCCGTGTCAGAACGCACGATCGGTGTTGACAATTGCCTTCCAGTTTCCCTTCGATACCAATCTTCAGGATAATGTTCTGACCATGGCACGCCAGTATGTCCGTAGCGTCATTTCTTCTGTCCAGAGGATTGCTATGGCCATATCTCCATGTGGATCGAGCCCAACTATAGGACCAAAGCCATCTCCAGGTTCTCCCGAAGCACTTACGTTGGCTCATTGGATCTGCCAGAGCTACAG TTTCCATTTGGGGGAAGAGTTGTTGAAATCCGAATCACTTGGTGGCGACTCAGTATTGAAGAATCTTTGGCAACATCAGGATGCAATATTGTGTTGTTCGTTGAAG tCTGTACCGGTTTTCATCTTCGCAAATCAGGCCGGTCTAGACATGCTTGAGACAACTCTAGTGGCTCTACAAGACATCACACTGGACAAAATATTCGATGAGTCGGGACGGAAGGCATTGTGCTCTGATTTCACCAAGTTGATGCAGCAG GGATTCACTCACTTGCTGGCCGGAGTTTGCATGTCGACAATGGGCCGCCACGTCTCGTATGAACAAGCTGTTGCTTGGAAAGTACTTGCAGCTGATGCAAACACTGTCCATTGCTTGGCATTCTCTTTTATAAACTGGTCTTTTGTgtga